One genomic segment of Pseudomonas chlororaphis subsp. aurantiaca includes these proteins:
- a CDS encoding ABC transporter permease subunit, whose translation MPSGRKLVIGIPFLWLFLFFMLPFFLVMKISFSEAALAIPPYSEIYSFAEQKFQLLLNVGNYALLVGDELYISAYLGSLKVALLSTLMCLVIGFPMAYAITKASKETQNVLLLLIMMPTWTAILIRVYAWMGILSNNGLLNGFLMWSGLTSEPIEILNTNTAVYIGVVYAYLPFMVLPLYANLVKHDQSLLEAASDLGSSNFNNFWKITVPLAKNGIIAGAMLVFIPVVGEFVIPELLGGPETLMIGRVLWQEFFNNRDWPVASALAVVMLAILIIPILLFNRSQAKEMEGRA comes from the coding sequence CTGCCCAGCGGTCGCAAGCTGGTGATCGGCATTCCCTTCCTCTGGCTGTTCCTGTTCTTCATGCTGCCGTTTTTCCTGGTGATGAAGATCAGCTTCTCGGAAGCGGCCCTGGCCATTCCCCCCTACTCGGAGATCTACAGCTTCGCCGAACAGAAATTCCAGCTGCTGCTCAACGTCGGCAACTATGCATTGCTGGTGGGTGACGAGCTGTATATCTCGGCCTACCTCGGCTCGCTGAAAGTCGCCCTGCTCAGCACCCTGATGTGTCTGGTGATCGGCTTCCCCATGGCCTACGCGATCACCAAGGCCAGCAAGGAAACGCAGAACGTCTTGCTGCTGTTGATCATGATGCCGACCTGGACCGCGATCCTGATCCGCGTCTATGCCTGGATGGGCATCCTCAGCAACAACGGCTTGCTCAACGGCTTCCTGATGTGGAGCGGCCTGACCTCGGAGCCGATCGAAATCCTCAACACCAACACCGCGGTCTATATAGGGGTGGTCTACGCCTACCTGCCGTTCATGGTGCTGCCGCTGTACGCCAACCTGGTCAAGCACGACCAGAGCCTGCTGGAAGCGGCGTCGGACCTGGGTTCGAGCAACTTCAACAACTTCTGGAAAATCACCGTGCCCCTGGCCAAGAACGGCATCATCGCAGGAGCAATGCTGGTGTTCATCCCGGTGGTCGGCGAGTTCGTGATCCCCGAACTGCTGGGTGGCCCGGAGACCCTGATGATCGGCCGCGTGCTGTGGCAGGAGTTCTTCAACAACCGTGACTGGCCGGTGGCCTCCGCCCTGGCGGTGGTGATGCTGGCGATCCTGATTATTCCGATCCTGCTGTTCAACCGCAGCCAGGCCAAAGAGATGGAGGGACGGGCATGA
- a CDS encoding ABC transporter permease subunit gives MKRFGFSSLMLVLGLAFIYLPMLILVIYSFNASKLVTVWGGWSVKWYVGLLDNQQLMGSVVRSLEIACYTAIAAVALGTLAAFVLTRVTRFKGRTLFGGLVTAPLVMPEVITGLSLLLLFVAMAQMIGWPQERGIVTIWIAHTTFCAAYVAVVVSARLRELDLSIEEAAMDLGARPWKVFFLITIPMIAPSLAAGGMMSFALSLDDLVLASFVSGPGSTTLPMEVFSAVRLGVKPEINAVASLILLAVSLVTFLVWYFGRRAEAARKRAIQEAMEYTANEAYQPASSPRMQATA, from the coding sequence ATGAAACGTTTCGGATTTTCCAGCCTGATGCTGGTGCTCGGCCTGGCGTTCATTTACCTGCCGATGCTGATCCTGGTGATCTACTCGTTCAACGCCTCCAAGCTGGTGACGGTCTGGGGCGGCTGGTCGGTGAAGTGGTACGTCGGCCTGCTGGACAACCAGCAGTTGATGGGCTCGGTGGTGCGTTCCCTGGAGATCGCCTGCTACACCGCGATTGCCGCGGTGGCCCTGGGCACCCTCGCGGCCTTTGTGCTGACCCGGGTGACCCGCTTCAAGGGCCGCACGTTGTTCGGTGGCCTGGTCACCGCGCCGCTGGTGATGCCGGAGGTGATCACCGGCCTGTCGCTGTTGCTGCTGTTCGTGGCCATGGCGCAGATGATCGGCTGGCCGCAGGAGCGTGGCATCGTCACCATCTGGATCGCCCACACCACATTCTGCGCCGCCTATGTGGCCGTGGTAGTCTCCGCGCGCTTGCGTGAGCTGGACCTGTCCATCGAAGAGGCGGCCATGGACCTGGGGGCGCGGCCGTGGAAGGTGTTTTTCCTGATCACCATCCCGATGATCGCGCCGTCGCTGGCGGCCGGCGGCATGATGTCCTTCGCCCTGTCCCTGGACGACCTGGTGCTGGCGAGCTTCGTCTCCGGTCCGGGTTCCACCACCCTGCCGATGGAAGTGTTCTCGGCGGTGCGCCTCGGCGTGAAGCCGGAGATCAATGCGGTGGCCAGCCTGATCCTGCTGGCGGTGTCGCTGGTGACTTTCCTGGTCTGGTACTTCGGCCGTCGCGCCGAAGCGGCCCGCAAGCGGGCGATCCAGGAAGCCATGGAATACACCGCCAACGAAGCCTATCAACCGGCGAGCTCCCCACGGATGCAAGCGACGGCCTGA
- a CDS encoding gamma-glutamyl-gamma-aminobutyrate hydrolase family protein, whose amino-acid sequence MAFKPLIGVTACVKEIGLHPYHVSGDKYLRAVSSAAEGLPLIIPSLADLIDTEALLQNLDGLLFTGSPSNVEPFHYQGPASEPGTAHDPQRDATTLPLLRAAIAAGVPVLGICRGFQEMNVAFGGSLHQKVHELPGYLDHREADHPDLAVQYAPAHAVRVQPGGVFQALDLPQEFQVNSIHSQGIDRLAPGLRAEALAPDGLIEAVSVEHSTAFALGVQWHPEWQVLSNPVYLRIFQAFGDACRQRAAQRNGH is encoded by the coding sequence ATGGCATTCAAGCCATTGATCGGCGTTACTGCGTGCGTCAAAGAGATCGGGCTGCACCCCTACCACGTCAGCGGCGACAAGTACTTGCGTGCTGTCAGCAGCGCGGCCGAGGGCCTGCCCCTGATCATTCCTTCCCTGGCGGACCTCATCGATACCGAGGCTCTGCTGCAGAACCTGGACGGCCTGCTGTTCACCGGCTCGCCATCGAATGTGGAGCCCTTCCACTATCAGGGCCCGGCCAGCGAACCGGGCACCGCCCACGATCCCCAGCGCGATGCCACCACCCTGCCCCTGCTGCGCGCGGCGATTGCCGCCGGCGTGCCGGTGCTGGGCATCTGCCGCGGCTTCCAGGAAATGAACGTGGCCTTCGGCGGCAGCCTGCACCAGAAGGTGCATGAACTGCCGGGCTATCTCGATCACCGCGAGGCCGACCACCCGGACCTGGCCGTGCAATACGCCCCCGCCCATGCCGTCAGGGTACAACCGGGCGGCGTGTTCCAGGCCCTGGATCTGCCACAGGAATTCCAGGTCAACTCGATCCACAGCCAGGGCATCGACCGCCTGGCCCCCGGCCTGCGCGCCGAGGCCCTGGCGCCGGACGGCCTGATCGAAGCGGTGTCGGTCGAACACAGCACGGCCTTTGCCCTGGGCGTGCAGTGGCATCCTGAATGGCAGGTGCTGTCGAACCCGGTCTACCTGCGGATCTTCCAGGCCTTCGGCGACGCCTGCCGGCAACGGGCGGCGCAGCGCAACGGCCACTGA
- a CDS encoding LysR family transcriptional regulator has translation MDRPHMDIDPSLLRAFVAVQETGGFTRAAERLNLTQSAVSHQIRRLEAQIGRPLLYRTTRHLTLTEDGNELLRHAHAVLGAMNALTRHFQPSPLSGIVRFGVPETFMGERLPPLLCQFSRAYPGVRLDVNVGTYLDLRALLGAGELDLAVVLADPLAADSGTLLREAQFVWVAAEHFDLAPGASLPLALAPAPCVNRQVAVEALQGTPVNWHVAFTSPSQEGIRTAVLGGLGATVQMASDLKPGMRIVDGQYGLPALPKAHFLLAWSAGEKTPAARQFGQLLVEMAERPLRAP, from the coding sequence ATGGACAGACCGCACATGGACATCGACCCCAGCCTGCTCCGCGCCTTTGTCGCCGTGCAGGAAACCGGTGGTTTCACCCGTGCAGCCGAACGCCTGAACCTCACTCAGTCGGCTGTCAGCCATCAGATCCGGCGCCTCGAGGCGCAAATCGGCCGCCCCTTGCTGTACCGCACCACACGGCACCTGACCTTGACCGAAGACGGCAACGAACTGCTGCGCCACGCCCACGCCGTGCTCGGCGCAATGAACGCCCTGACCCGGCATTTCCAGCCGTCGCCGCTATCGGGCATCGTGCGCTTCGGAGTGCCCGAGACCTTCATGGGCGAGCGCCTGCCGCCCCTGTTGTGCCAGTTCTCGCGGGCCTACCCCGGCGTACGCCTGGATGTGAATGTCGGCACCTATCTGGACCTGCGCGCCCTGCTCGGTGCCGGCGAACTCGACCTGGCAGTGGTGCTGGCGGACCCGCTCGCGGCGGACAGTGGCACGCTGCTGCGCGAGGCGCAGTTCGTCTGGGTCGCGGCCGAGCACTTCGACCTCGCCCCCGGCGCATCGCTGCCGCTGGCACTGGCGCCGGCACCCTGCGTTAACCGCCAGGTAGCCGTCGAGGCCTTGCAGGGTACGCCCGTCAACTGGCACGTGGCATTCACCTCACCCAGCCAGGAAGGTATCCGCACGGCGGTGCTCGGCGGCCTCGGCGCAACAGTGCAAATGGCCAGCGACCTGAAACCCGGCATGCGCATCGTCGACGGCCAATACGGCCTGCCCGCGCTGCCCAAGGCGCACTTCCTGCTGGCCTGGAGCGCCGGCGAAAAGACCCCGGCGGCGCGCCAGTTCGGCCAGTTACTGGTTGAGATGGCGGAGCGGCCACTGCGCGCGCCATAA
- the solA gene encoding N-methyl-L-tryptophan oxidase — translation MGAATLYQLAKRGVKVAGIDRFAPPHDQGSSHGDTRITRQAVGEGAAYVPLAIRAQQIWRELEAQLDVPTEQPLFEQCGVLVMTSSATPSGQDATPDFTENTLALARQFGIEHEALDAAQIRQRFPQFAPIHDSAVGYFEPGGGYVRPERCIDAQLTLARQLGATLITGETVLDIKNEQDLVHITSQNRRISAAKVVVCAGMWSSQLLGAPFDKLLRVCRQTLYWYQLAEPLIFPEHSPSFIVHGASDEQTCYGFPPIPGEGSMKIATEQYSETSTPDNLDRQVSAAQSEAMYRDLVLANIAGVTPQLVKSAVCAYTVTPDSHFIIDEHPRLASVTVVSACSGHGFKHSAAIGEALAQRLVDGRSEIDLSAFSLARFGH, via the coding sequence ATGGGCGCCGCGACCCTGTACCAGTTGGCCAAGCGTGGCGTGAAGGTGGCCGGCATCGACCGTTTTGCCCCGCCCCACGACCAGGGTTCGAGCCATGGCGACACCCGCATCACGCGCCAGGCGGTGGGCGAAGGCGCGGCCTATGTGCCGCTGGCGATCCGCGCGCAGCAGATCTGGCGCGAGCTGGAAGCGCAGCTGGATGTACCGACAGAGCAGCCGTTGTTCGAACAGTGCGGCGTGCTGGTGATGACCTCCAGCGCCACCCCGAGCGGACAGGACGCCACACCGGATTTCACCGAAAACACCCTGGCCCTGGCTCGCCAGTTCGGCATCGAGCATGAGGCGCTGGACGCCGCGCAGATCCGCCAGCGCTTCCCACAGTTCGCGCCGATCCACGACAGCGCCGTGGGTTACTTCGAACCCGGCGGCGGTTATGTGCGGCCGGAGCGTTGCATCGATGCGCAGCTGACCCTGGCCCGCCAGCTGGGCGCGACGCTGATCACCGGCGAGACGGTGCTGGATATCAAAAACGAGCAGGATCTGGTGCATATCACCAGCCAGAACCGGCGCATCAGCGCGGCCAAAGTGGTGGTCTGCGCCGGCATGTGGTCCAGCCAATTGCTCGGCGCGCCGTTCGACAAGTTGCTGCGGGTGTGCCGGCAGACCTTGTACTGGTACCAGCTGGCGGAACCGCTGATCTTCCCCGAGCACTCGCCGAGCTTTATCGTCCACGGCGCCAGCGACGAGCAGACCTGCTACGGCTTCCCGCCGATCCCCGGCGAAGGCAGCATGAAGATCGCCACCGAGCAGTACAGCGAGACCTCGACGCCGGACAACCTGGACCGCCAGGTCAGCGCGGCGCAGAGCGAAGCGATGTACCGCGACCTGGTGCTGGCCAATATCGCCGGGGTCACGCCGCAACTGGTGAAGTCCGCGGTCTGCGCCTACACCGTGACCCCGGACTCGCACTTCATCATCGACGAGCACCCGCGCCTGGCCAGCGTCACGGTGGTCAGCGCCTGTTCCGGCCACGGCTTCAAGCACTCGGCGGCGATTGGCGAAGCCCTGGCCCAGCGGCTGGTGGACGGACGCAGCGAGATCGATTTGAGCGCGTTTTCCCTGGCGCGTTTCGGCCATTGA
- a CDS encoding DUF2867 domain-containing protein, producing MKSSVSRCSLPPGSSIARHAPGASFIDCQRTLAVDRERSALRHALRLMARTPAWIDHLMSLRNRLVQPFGLKDLGRLTRIDLERQDDDYQPGDRVGIFTLVSQTPDEVLLVDQDRHLDVYLAINRLPLDAQGERPVVLSTLVHPHNRLGRLYMLPVAPFHRFIAPRMLAMLNQR from the coding sequence ATGAAATCCAGCGTCAGCCGCTGTTCCTTGCCTCCTGGTTCGAGCATTGCCCGCCATGCGCCGGGCGCAAGCTTTATCGATTGCCAGCGCACCCTGGCCGTTGACCGCGAGCGCAGCGCCCTGCGTCATGCGCTGCGGTTGATGGCCCGCACTCCGGCCTGGATCGACCACCTGATGAGCCTGCGCAATCGGCTGGTACAGCCGTTTGGGCTCAAGGACCTGGGGCGTCTGACGCGCATTGATCTCGAGCGCCAGGACGACGACTATCAGCCCGGCGATCGGGTGGGGATTTTCACCCTGGTATCGCAAACTCCTGACGAAGTGCTACTGGTCGACCAGGACCGGCATCTGGATGTGTACCTGGCCATCAACCGCCTGCCGCTTGATGCGCAGGGCGAACGGCCGGTGGTGCTCTCGACCCTGGTCCATCCGCACAACCGGCTGGGCCGCCTGTACATGCTGCCGGTGGCGCCGTTCCACCGGTTTATCGCGCCACGCATGCTGGCCATGCTCAATCAGCGCTAA
- a CDS encoding glutamine synthetase family protein, whose translation MSVPLRAVQLNEANSFLKNHPEILYVDLLIADMNGVVRGKRIERTALHKVYEKGINLPASLFALDINGSTVESTGLGLDIGDADRICYPIPGTLSVEPWQKRPTAQLLMTMHEIEGEPFFADPREVLRQVVSKFDALGLTICAAFELEFYLIDQDNVNGRPQSPRSPISGKRPQSTQVYLIDDLDEYVDCLQDILEGAKEQGIPADAIVKESAPAQFEVNLHHVSDPIKACDYAVLLKRLVKNIAYDHEMDTTFMAKPYPGQAGNGLHVHISILDKQGNNIFASDDPETNDALRHAIGGVLETLPAQMAFLCPNVNSYRRFGAQFYVPNSPSWGIDNRTVAVRVPTGSADAVRIEHRVAGADANPYLLMASVLAGIHHGLTNKIEPGAPVEGNSYEQNEQSLPTNLRDALRVLDDSEVMARYIDPMYIDVFVACKESELAEFENSISDLEYNWYLHTV comes from the coding sequence ATGTCGGTCCCACTGCGTGCCGTTCAGCTCAACGAAGCCAACTCCTTCCTGAAGAACCATCCCGAGATCCTCTACGTCGACTTGCTGATTGCCGACATGAACGGCGTGGTGCGCGGCAAGCGCATCGAACGCACCGCCCTGCACAAGGTGTACGAGAAGGGCATCAACCTGCCGGCCTCGCTGTTCGCCCTGGACATCAACGGCTCCACCGTGGAAAGCACCGGCCTGGGCCTGGACATCGGCGACGCCGACCGCATCTGCTACCCGATCCCCGGCACCCTGAGCGTCGAGCCCTGGCAGAAGCGCCCGACCGCGCAACTGCTGATGACCATGCACGAGATCGAAGGCGAGCCTTTCTTCGCCGACCCGCGCGAAGTGCTGCGGCAGGTGGTGAGTAAATTCGACGCCCTGGGCCTGACCATCTGCGCGGCTTTCGAGCTGGAGTTCTACCTGATCGACCAGGACAACGTGAACGGTCGCCCGCAGTCGCCACGTTCGCCGATTTCCGGCAAGCGTCCGCAGTCGACCCAGGTCTACCTGATCGACGACCTGGACGAATACGTCGACTGCCTGCAAGACATCCTCGAAGGGGCGAAAGAGCAGGGCATCCCCGCCGACGCCATCGTCAAGGAAAGCGCCCCGGCGCAGTTCGAGGTCAACCTGCACCACGTCTCCGACCCGATCAAGGCCTGCGACTACGCGGTGCTGCTCAAGCGCCTGGTGAAGAACATCGCCTACGACCATGAGATGGACACCACCTTCATGGCCAAGCCGTACCCGGGCCAGGCCGGTAACGGCCTGCACGTGCACATCTCGATTCTCGACAAGCAAGGCAACAACATCTTCGCCAGCGACGACCCGGAAACCAACGACGCCCTGCGCCACGCCATCGGCGGCGTATTGGAGACCCTGCCGGCGCAGATGGCCTTCCTCTGCCCGAACGTCAACTCCTACCGCCGCTTCGGCGCGCAGTTCTACGTGCCGAACTCGCCGAGCTGGGGCATCGACAACCGCACCGTGGCCGTGCGCGTGCCGACCGGTTCGGCGGATGCGGTGCGCATCGAACACCGCGTGGCCGGCGCCGACGCCAACCCCTACCTGCTGATGGCTTCGGTACTGGCCGGTATTCACCACGGCCTGACCAACAAGATCGAGCCCGGCGCGCCGGTGGAAGGCAACTCCTACGAGCAGAACGAACAGAGCCTGCCGACCAACCTGCGCGACGCCCTGCGGGTGCTGGACGACAGCGAGGTGATGGCCAGGTACATCGACCCGATGTACATCGACGTGTTCGTCGCCTGTAAGGAGAGCGAGCTGGCCGAGTTCGAAAACTCGATCTCCGACCTCGAATACAACTGGTACCTGCACACGGTCTGA
- a CDS encoding ABC transporter ATP-binding protein, producing MANASSTYRKALEGHPQPQKVLVRVDRVTKKFDETVAVDDVSLDIHQGEIFALLGGSGSGKSTLLRMLAGFERPTEGRIYLDGVDITDMPPYERPINMMFQSYALFPHMTVAQNIAFGLKQDRLPADEIEARVGEMLKLVHMTQYAKRKPHQLSGGQRQRVALARSLAKRPKLLLLDEPMGALDKKLRSQMQLELVEIIERVGVTCVMVTHDQEEAMTMAQRIAIMHLGWIAQIGSPVDIYEAPVSRMVCEFIGNVNAFDGTVIEDLEGHAVIHCPELEQKIYVGHGVSTSVQDKSVTYAIRPEKMLVSTTRPEHRYNWSQGKVHDIAYLGGHSVFYVELPGGKIVQSFMANAERRGARPTWDDQVYVWWEDDSGVVLRT from the coding sequence ATGGCAAACGCCTCCAGCACGTACAGAAAGGCTCTGGAAGGTCACCCGCAACCGCAGAAGGTGCTGGTGAGAGTCGACCGCGTGACCAAGAAGTTCGATGAAACCGTGGCCGTGGACGATGTGTCCCTGGACATTCACCAGGGCGAGATCTTCGCCCTGCTCGGTGGCTCGGGTTCCGGCAAGTCCACCCTGCTGCGCATGCTGGCGGGTTTCGAGCGGCCGACGGAGGGGCGTATCTACCTGGACGGTGTGGACATCACCGACATGCCGCCTTACGAGCGGCCGATCAACATGATGTTCCAGTCCTATGCGCTGTTCCCGCACATGACCGTGGCCCAGAACATCGCCTTCGGCCTCAAGCAGGATCGCCTGCCGGCGGACGAGATCGAGGCCCGGGTCGGCGAAATGCTCAAGCTGGTGCACATGACCCAGTACGCCAAGCGTAAGCCGCACCAGCTGTCCGGCGGCCAGCGCCAGCGCGTGGCCCTGGCCCGCTCCCTGGCCAAGCGACCGAAGCTGCTGCTGCTCGACGAACCCATGGGCGCCCTGGATAAAAAGCTGCGCTCGCAGATGCAACTGGAGCTGGTGGAGATCATCGAGCGCGTCGGCGTGACCTGCGTGATGGTGACTCACGACCAGGAAGAGGCCATGACCATGGCCCAGCGCATCGCCATCATGCACCTGGGCTGGATCGCCCAGATCGGCAGCCCGGTGGACATCTACGAGGCCCCGGTCAGCCGCATGGTCTGCGAGTTCATCGGCAACGTTAACGCCTTCGACGGCACCGTCATCGAAGACCTGGAAGGCCACGCGGTGATCCACTGCCCGGAGCTGGAACAGAAGATCTACGTCGGCCACGGTGTCAGCACCTCGGTGCAGGACAAGTCGGTGACCTACGCCATCCGCCCGGAAAAGATGCTGGTCAGCACCACCCGGCCCGAGCACCGCTACAACTGGTCCCAGGGCAAGGTGCATGACATCGCCTACCTCGGCGGGCATTCGGTGTTCTACGTCGAACTGCCTGGCGGCAAGATCGTCCAGTCGTTCATGGCCAACGCCGAACGCCGTGGCGCGCGGCCGACCTGGGACGACCAGGTGTACGTGTGGTGGGAAGACGACAGCGGCGTGGTACTGCGCACATGA
- a CDS encoding MFS transporter encodes MPKSASRNPLALLAICLASLMFGLEISSVPVILPALESRLQGDFKNLQWIMNAYTIACTVVLMATGALADRFGRKRVFLLSILAFGLASLLCGLADNPTFLIASRAIQGLAGGAMLITQVAILSQQFREGRERSRAFAAWGMVFGIGLGFGPIIGGVILALSSWPWIFLVHGPLALLTLGLAMGGVQESRQARAGKLDGAGIVLLSLAVFGLTFLLTQGPTLGRSSAMTILLATVVCFIAFIRAEARSPQPMFDLRVLGNRRFSGALLGAVGMNFSFWPFMIYLPIYFHSVLGYSSLHSGLALLAYTLPTLVFPPLGERLALRFEPGRVIPLGLFCIGLGFVAMYAASQLSAANGLAMLPGALLAGIGLGITNTPVTNTTTGSVPADRAGMASGIDMSARMISLALNIALMGLILVAGIGAYLRRSLSGVLDAGQLRNWAEQIAAGQGPAQGMQWLVDCSAQVALAHGFGWVMLYGGLSVWGLALLSAMTFAPWRRPERSAPAPL; translated from the coding sequence ATGCCCAAGTCCGCCTCCCGTAACCCCCTGGCTTTGCTCGCCATCTGCCTGGCTTCGCTGATGTTCGGCCTGGAAATCTCCAGCGTGCCGGTGATTCTCCCGGCGCTGGAAAGCCGCTTGCAGGGCGACTTCAAGAACCTGCAATGGATCATGAATGCCTACACCATCGCCTGCACCGTGGTGCTGATGGCCACTGGCGCCCTGGCAGATCGTTTCGGTCGCAAGCGGGTATTTCTCCTCAGTATCCTGGCGTTCGGCCTGGCTTCGTTGCTGTGCGGCCTGGCCGACAATCCCACCTTTCTGATCGCCAGCCGGGCGATTCAGGGCCTGGCCGGTGGCGCGATGCTGATCACTCAGGTGGCGATCCTGTCCCAGCAGTTTCGCGAGGGCCGGGAGCGCAGCCGGGCGTTCGCCGCCTGGGGCATGGTGTTCGGCATCGGCCTGGGCTTCGGGCCGATCATCGGCGGGGTGATCCTGGCGCTGTCCAGCTGGCCGTGGATCTTCCTGGTGCATGGTCCCCTGGCGTTGCTGACCCTGGGGCTGGCCATGGGAGGGGTGCAGGAGTCTCGCCAGGCCCGGGCCGGCAAGCTCGATGGCGCAGGCATTGTCCTGCTGTCCCTGGCGGTGTTCGGCCTGACGTTTCTGCTGACCCAGGGGCCGACCCTTGGCCGTTCGAGCGCCATGACTATCCTCCTGGCGACTGTGGTTTGCTTCATTGCCTTCATCAGGGCCGAAGCCCGCAGCCCGCAACCGATGTTCGACCTGCGGGTGCTCGGGAACCGGCGGTTTTCCGGGGCGCTGCTGGGGGCTGTGGGCATGAACTTCAGCTTCTGGCCGTTCATGATCTACCTGCCGATCTACTTCCACAGCGTCCTGGGTTACTCCAGCCTGCACAGCGGCCTGGCGCTGCTGGCCTATACCTTGCCGACCCTGGTCTTTCCGCCGCTGGGCGAACGCCTGGCCCTGCGCTTCGAGCCGGGACGGGTGATTCCTTTGGGACTGTTCTGTATCGGCCTGGGCTTTGTGGCGATGTACGCCGCCAGCCAACTGAGCGCGGCCAATGGCCTGGCCATGCTGCCCGGCGCCCTGTTGGCGGGGATCGGCCTGGGTATCACCAATACACCGGTGACCAATACCACCACCGGCTCGGTGCCGGCAGACCGTGCCGGCATGGCCTCGGGCATCGACATGAGCGCGCGGATGATTTCCCTGGCTCTGAATATCGCCTTGATGGGGTTGATCCTGGTGGCTGGGATTGGCGCCTATCTACGGCGCAGTTTGAGTGGCGTCCTGGATGCCGGGCAGTTGCGCAACTGGGCGGAACAGATTGCTGCCGGCCAAGGTCCGGCGCAGGGCATGCAGTGGCTGGTGGACTGTTCGGCACAGGTCGCGCTGGCCCATGGTTTCGGTTGGGTCATGCTGTATGGCGGGCTGAGTGTCTGGGGGCTGGCGCTGCTCAGCGCCATGACATTCGCCCCATGGCGGCGTCCGGAACGCAGTGCCCCTGCACCCCTGTAG
- a CDS encoding polyamine ABC transporter substrate-binding protein — MKMLGRTLLTLSLMGAMVTGAQASDKELRVYNWSDYIAPDTLKKFEAETGIHVTYDVFDSNETLEARLLTGKSGYDIVVPSNSFLAKQIKAGVYQELDKSRLPNWKNLNPVLLQNAAASDPGNAHAFPYMWGSIGIGYNPDKVKAVLGSDAPTNSWDLLFKPENAEKLKACGISFLDSPTEMLPAALHYLGYPVTSKDKAQILEAEALFMKIRPSVTYFHSSKYISDLANGNICVAVGYSGDVLQARSRAEEAGNQEKVVFSIPKEGAGSFYDMMAMPKDAANVDNAYLFMNFLMRPDIIAEVTNSLGYSNANAAATPLVDEAIRNDPASYPPQAVLATLYAVPDQPIAIQRVMNRGWTRIKLGK; from the coding sequence ATGAAAATGCTTGGCAGGACTCTGCTAACACTGTCCTTGATGGGCGCAATGGTGACCGGCGCTCAAGCCAGCGACAAGGAGCTGCGTGTCTACAACTGGTCGGACTATATCGCCCCCGACACCCTGAAAAAGTTCGAGGCCGAGACCGGCATCCACGTCACCTACGATGTCTTCGACAGCAACGAAACCCTGGAAGCGCGCCTGCTCACCGGCAAGTCCGGCTATGACATCGTGGTGCCGTCCAACAGCTTTTTGGCCAAGCAGATCAAGGCCGGGGTCTATCAGGAGCTGGACAAGTCGCGGCTGCCGAACTGGAAGAACCTCAATCCGGTGCTGTTGCAGAACGCCGCCGCCAGCGACCCGGGCAACGCCCACGCCTTCCCGTACATGTGGGGCTCGATCGGCATCGGCTACAACCCGGACAAGGTCAAGGCGGTGCTGGGTAGCGATGCGCCGACCAACTCCTGGGACCTGCTGTTCAAGCCGGAGAACGCCGAGAAGCTCAAGGCCTGCGGCATCAGCTTCCTCGACTCGCCGACGGAAATGCTCCCCGCCGCCCTGCACTACCTGGGCTACCCGGTGACCAGCAAGGACAAGGCGCAGATCCTCGAGGCCGAGGCGCTGTTCATGAAGATCCGCCCTTCAGTGACCTACTTCCATTCCTCCAAGTACATCTCCGACCTGGCCAACGGCAACATCTGCGTGGCCGTGGGTTACTCCGGCGACGTGCTGCAGGCCCGTTCGCGCGCCGAAGAGGCCGGCAACCAGGAGAAGGTCGTCTTCAGCATTCCCAAGGAAGGCGCCGGCAGCTTCTACGACATGATGGCCATGCCCAAGGACGCGGCCAACGTCGACAACGCCTACCTGTTCATGAACTTCCTGATGCGCCCGGACATCATCGCCGAGGTCACCAACAGCCTCGGCTACAGCAACGCCAATGCCGCCGCCACGCCGCTGGTGGACGAAGCCATCCGCAACGACCCGGCCTCGTACCCGCCGCAAGCGGTGCTCGCCACCCTGTACGCGGTGCCGGACCAGCCGATCGCCATCCAGCGCGTGATGAACCGCGGCTGGACGCGGATCAAGCTCGGCAAATGA